The genomic DNA CCATCCCTGCTCACGTGCCCTctctttctaagataaataaataaatcttagaaaaaaaaaaagaggaaatctcaagAAGGTAGACATGTTAGAATGGATTTATCTTAAGACCAGAGAACTTATCACATGATTATTTTCTCTGGGAGAAGAGAGTATACTCCTTCACTAAGgcaataaataattcattttttaaatctggtGTCTTTGTAGTTCAGTGATTGCTGTGCTCTGTAGGCTAGACTTGGCAATGAAAGCTGTTTCTATGGAACTGACCTCCCTACTAACAATGAGGATGAAGGAATCCTGAGACACATGGCAGAACTTAAAAACCAGAagtaaattaaatgtaattactGTAGAGAGTAGAAAGGCTAAAATTGCAATCAGGGTGACAGGACCCCCATCTATTGCAATAGATGAAAGTGTTTCATAACTTTCATGCACAATGGACAAGCACAATGGACAGCATCAGAGTGTTAattgaaatgcatttaaaataaagaacttgtGAGCATCAGGCTGACATCAAATACCCTAAtgggaaatttaaatatttaagttgcTTAGtctatttaagaatttaaataggATGACCATTTCTAAAGCCCATTACTTAAACAAGAATCTTGGTGCCCTTGATGAAACAATGTGCCATGCCACTGGAATTAGGCAATACAAATTATCCAGATCTTTTCCAAAATGGATCTTTGTTCATTTCCAAATGTACTTGTTCTTTAAGGAAAGGAGAATACCCAAATTCCTTGAGGACTATTGGACAAAGGATATCATCTCTTATTCATAACAGGCAACTAAATGTGCCATCATGCTCTTTTTGATTAAATTATGAGATGATTGGGATGAGATGATTAATGGaattatggaaaattttatcTCACAATGAACATAATGATTTTCATACCTGTAGTTATTCCCCCAGATGCCTAGGTATATAATTGGTTATATTACACTTATGAACTGGGAAAACTTTCATGTTAGCACATCGGAGAAATTAAAACCATTACAGTAGGAAAGACGTACAAAGTAAGCACAAATTAAGTTTGTGAATAGTTGTCCCAGAATCCTATGATACTTATCACTGTATTATATGTGCCTCTCCATTAATTCACATCCATGGCCTCACTGAAGATTCTGATAAGTcactggaagagaaggaaaacataCAGGCTTGGTTCATGGATGGATTAGTAGGCAAGTTAGTACTAACCAAGAGGAGAATACAGTGGTACAACAGCCTCACACATGGgtggccattaaaaaaaagtgctaaagGAAAATTCTCATAATGGACAGTGCCCTTGGTTGTTAGAGAGATTGCCTGAGCTATGTGGATTTACATGGATTTCTTTACTTTGCTGAAAGGCTTGGATAGTTGGTCAGTTAATGGAACTAGCAAATTTGAAAGAACAGAGATAAGTCTatagaaaatgaatatgaaatacATATTGAAATGGGCACAGAGGGTAGAAATCTTTGCATCCCATTTCTAATATCCACTAAATGGTACCCATCTCAAAGGAGAAACTCAACAATCAGAAAGGAGCTACATATAAATATCAGCAAGCTTAGGCTATACTGCTACTGATCTAATGGGCCCACAGATGGAGTGAGTCATaatgacagagatagagataaaaCATGAGCCAAAAGTGTAAGTTTCCCTTTATCAAGGCTAATCTTAGGAGAATTGTGTGATGCTCATTCCTGGGTTGTTAGCAATGCTATCATCAACTTTTAATATTCAgataataggggtgcctgggtggctcagtggttgagtgtctgccttcatctcagggcataatcccagggtcctgggatcaagtcctgcatcaggctctccacagggagtctgcttctccctctgcctatgtctctgactctctctctgtgtcaatcatgaatgaataaataaataaaatctttaaaatatcaccTAATAGCAGGAACGGATCTTGAGCACTTGATAATGGCATTTTGTATATACAACAGATATATTCCTACAcataagaaaaggcaaaataccTATATATGACCCAGTGTTAAATTACATTGATATGCTTATAAGATGCACTCTATAGAATGACTATTTTTCCACGTAACtaagaattttaagaagaaaaaatcaaattaattcaAGTGTCCTTTGGATATCATTAAGAAAAGAACAACTGGTTTATTAACAAAGTTTCCTACATTAAATCTGGACTTTTTGAATCATATGCAGTCTGATGAATACTTTATTCAGGTCTCATACTACTTGCAAATATGAATAGTtgtttacatacattatctcacttTACCTTGAAAACAGAACATAATTTAGGAGATATTAATATTGAATTACTGACAAGATGACTAAGCAAGTATCACACAGTGTGTAAGTTACTTAGTTTAAGGTTATTGGAAACATATTTAGGCCATTTGGGGACAATTACCTTATTCTACCAAAGCACTCATTCAGAAATGGCTTTCTCTATTTTAAGATAACTATTAATTAGATTTATTGCTGCTTCTGAATTAAGACCTTGACAATAGCCTTTCGAATCTGCTTAGTCTTCACACTATAGATGATGGGGTTGAGCACGGGAGGGATGAGAAGGAAGACATTGGCCATGATGGTGTGGACAAATGGAGGTGCTGAATGGCCATAGCGATGGACAAGAGACAAGCTGACAAGGGGGATGTAAAAGATGGCAACAGCACTGATGTGGGATATGCAGGTGTTGAAGGCTTTTTGCCGCCCCTCTGAGGAGGCAATGCTGAGAACAGACCGGATGATCAGTACATAGGAGAGCAAGATGCAAGGACAATCAAATCCTGTTGTGGAGAAAAGTGCAAACAGACCGAGGATGCTGTTGATTCTGTTGTCTGTGCATGAGAGTTGAATGAGGTCAACATGGTAACAGTAAGAATGTGAAAGGACCACTGCACCGCAGAAGGACAGCCTCTTAACAAAGAGCACCACTGGTAACATGACAGCAACGTTCCTTATCAACATGCTCACCCCAATCTGGGTAATTCTGGCATTAGTGAGGATGGTGGTGTATCTCAGTGGATTACAGATGGCTACAAAACGATCAAAGGCCATGGCCAGCAGAACCCCAGACTCCATGAAAGTAAATCCATGGAGAAAGAACATCTGGGCAATGCAGGCACTTAAGGTGATTTCTCGAGCTTCAAACCAGAAGACACCAAGGGTAGTAGAAAGTGTGCACAGGGATAAGCTCAGGTCTGTGGCTGAAAGCATAGAGAGGAAATAATACATTGGTTCATGGAGATTCTGCTCACGGAAGACCACAAATAGGATCATGCTGTTCCCAGAGAGGGCGATGACATACAGGAGACAAAAAGGGATGGAGATCCAAACCTGGGCTGCTCTCAGGCCTGGGATACCCGTCAGGAAGAAGGTCAGAGGTTGAGCATTGGTATTATTGAGGACCAACATAATGAGGGACT from Canis aureus isolate CA01 chromosome 23, VMU_Caureus_v.1.0, whole genome shotgun sequence includes the following:
- the LOC144295448 gene encoding olfactory receptor 51F2; the protein is MLVLNNTNAQPLTFFLTGIPGLRAAQVWISIPFCLLYVIALSGNSMILFVVFREQNLHEPMYYFLSMLSATDLSLSLCTLSTTLGVFWFEAREITLSACIAQMFFLHGFTFMESGVLLAMAFDRFVAICNPLRYTTILTNARITQIGVSMLIRNVAVMLPVVLFVKRLSFCGAVVLSHSYCYHVDLIQLSCTDNRINSILGLFALFSTTGFDCPCILLSYVLIIRSVLSIASSEGRQKAFNTCISHISAVAIFYIPLVSLSLVHRYGHSAPPFVHTIMANVFLLIPPVLNPIIYSVKTKQIRKAIVKVLIQKQQ